One Desulfovibrio aminophilus DSM 12254 DNA segment encodes these proteins:
- a CDS encoding NupC/NupG family nucleoside CNT transporter: MGMFQSVLGLFALVLLCWLVSENRKAARLRPVITGLGLQFAVALVLFKLPACRQAFLWLNRAVAAVEEATRSGTSFVFGYLGGGPLPFTESYPGSAFVLAFQAIPLVLVVSALSSLLFYWRVLPLVVRGFSWVLEKSMRIGGALGLSVAANVFVGMVEAPLIIKPYLGRMTRSELFTCMTSGMATIAGTVFILYAGILRQTIPDALGHLLAASVISAPAAILVSQLMIPETEDISLGRVDPPRTAMSSMDAVAQGTADGIGLYLNILAMLVVLIALVALGNSLLGLLPDVGGAPLSLQRLAGWILAPLAWLLGVPWAEAHTAGTLLGVKVVLNELLAFVDLAALPPGALSERSRLILTYAMCGFANFGSLGIMIGGMRALVPERAREVAELGPRTILSGFLASCMTGAVVGVIL; this comes from the coding sequence ATGGGGATGTTCCAAAGTGTCCTGGGCCTGTTCGCCCTGGTGCTTCTCTGCTGGCTGGTGAGCGAAAATCGCAAGGCCGCGCGTCTGCGGCCCGTAATCACCGGTCTGGGGCTCCAGTTCGCCGTGGCCCTGGTGCTGTTCAAGCTCCCGGCCTGTCGGCAGGCCTTCCTCTGGCTGAATCGGGCGGTGGCGGCAGTGGAGGAGGCCACCCGCAGCGGCACGAGTTTCGTCTTCGGCTATCTGGGCGGCGGGCCGCTGCCCTTCACCGAAAGCTACCCCGGCTCGGCCTTCGTGCTCGCCTTCCAGGCCATTCCCCTGGTCCTGGTGGTCAGCGCCCTGTCCTCGCTGCTTTTTTACTGGCGCGTTCTGCCCCTGGTGGTGCGCGGCTTCTCCTGGGTGCTGGAGAAGTCGATGCGCATCGGCGGAGCCCTGGGGCTGTCCGTGGCGGCCAACGTCTTCGTGGGCATGGTCGAGGCCCCTTTGATCATCAAGCCCTATCTCGGCCGCATGACCCGCAGCGAGCTGTTCACCTGCATGACCAGCGGCATGGCGACCATCGCCGGCACGGTCTTCATCCTCTACGCCGGCATCCTGCGCCAGACCATTCCCGACGCCCTGGGGCATCTCCTGGCGGCCTCGGTGATCAGCGCCCCGGCCGCCATCCTCGTCTCCCAGCTCATGATCCCGGAAACCGAGGACATCTCCCTGGGCAGGGTCGATCCTCCGCGCACGGCCATGAGCAGCATGGACGCCGTGGCCCAGGGCACGGCCGACGGCATCGGGCTGTACCTCAACATTCTGGCGATGCTCGTGGTGCTCATCGCCTTGGTGGCTCTGGGCAATTCCCTGCTGGGCCTGCTGCCGGACGTGGGCGGCGCGCCGCTTTCGCTCCAGCGCCTGGCGGGCTGGATTCTCGCGCCGCTGGCCTGGCTCCTGGGCGTGCCCTGGGCCGAGGCCCATACGGCCGGAACGCTCCTTGGCGTGAAGGTGGTGCTCAACGAGCTGCTGGCCTTCGTCGATTTGGCCGCGCTGCCTCCCGGGGCGCTGTCGGAGAGAAGCCGGCTCATACTGACCTACGCCATGTGCGGCTTCGCCAATTTCGGCAGTCTGGGCATCATGATCGGCGGCATGCGCGCCCTGGTTCCGGAGCGCGCCCGCGAGGTCGCCGAATTGGGGCCGCGGACCATCCTCTCGGGATTTCTGGCTTCCTGCATGACCGGCGCCGTGGTCGGCGTCATTCTTTGA
- a CDS encoding N-acyl homoserine lactonase family protein, whose amino-acid sequence MNYVIHPIVMGSKVFDKGMMTYQHGYGTPYVIPIYCWYLEGGEKKILVDTGEMRPIRSEDREKALGGRIHTFEEGLALYGLKPEDIDIVIHTHLHNDHCENDSLCVNAVIYVHEAELAAVHDPHPLDFRYLEDYIEEVEERGQIVPVSGDMEIVPGVRVIHTPAHTDGGLTVLVDTAKGVAAITGFCVIMENLEPPREVRGMEMEVIPPGTCTNPKAAYDILLKVKGLADILLPLHEPRFASTPSIPE is encoded by the coding sequence ATGAACTACGTGATTCATCCCATCGTCATGGGCAGCAAGGTGTTCGACAAGGGCATGATGACCTATCAGCACGGCTACGGAACGCCCTACGTCATCCCCATCTACTGCTGGTACCTGGAGGGCGGGGAGAAAAAGATCCTCGTGGACACGGGCGAGATGCGGCCCATCCGCTCCGAGGACCGGGAGAAGGCTCTCGGCGGGCGCATCCACACCTTCGAGGAGGGTTTGGCCCTCTACGGCCTCAAGCCCGAGGACATCGACATCGTCATCCACACCCACCTGCACAACGACCACTGTGAGAACGACAGCCTCTGCGTGAACGCCGTGATTTACGTGCACGAGGCCGAGCTGGCCGCCGTGCATGACCCGCACCCGCTCGATTTCCGCTACCTGGAAGACTACATTGAGGAGGTCGAGGAACGCGGCCAGATCGTGCCCGTGAGCGGGGACATGGAAATCGTTCCCGGCGTGCGCGTGATCCACACCCCGGCGCACACGGACGGCGGGCTCACCGTGCTCGTGGACACGGCCAAGGGCGTGGCCGCCATCACCGGCTTCTGCGTCATCATGGAAAACCTGGAACCGCCTCGCGAGGTCCGGGGCATGGAGATGGAGGTCATCCCGCCGGGAACCTGCACGAATCCCAAGGCGGCCTACGACATCCTGCTCAAGGTCAAGGGCCTGGCGGACATCCTTCTGCCCTTGCACGAGCCGCGCTTCGCCTCCACACCGTCAATCCCGGAGTAG
- a CDS encoding AEC family transporter, with protein sequence MAEILAGIAPIFALILAGYGLKRVGFPGEGFWPDLERLTYYVLFPALLVDSLSSKETAGLPVALPALALILAVCATALLLLLLRTRLGLSGPTFTSVLQGSIRPNTYVGLSLASVLLGVQGLARSAVAMVVLVPLVNTLAVAALNRYGEGRPRTGLIGVLRELARNPLILACLAGLLLNSLGQRLPFGLSDIAAILGRGALPLALLAVGAGLRFQQTQGAPLILACLFHLVVQPLFAAAACSALGVDPESRLVVIIFTAVPASVSSYILARQMGGDADLMASVITLETAVSALTLPLAVAWLG encoded by the coding sequence GTGGCCGAAATCCTGGCGGGCATCGCGCCGATTTTCGCCCTCATCCTGGCGGGCTACGGACTCAAACGTGTCGGTTTCCCTGGCGAGGGGTTCTGGCCGGACCTGGAGCGGCTGACCTACTACGTGCTTTTTCCGGCCCTGCTGGTGGACAGCCTGTCGAGCAAGGAGACGGCTGGGCTGCCCGTGGCCCTGCCCGCCCTGGCCCTGATTCTGGCAGTCTGCGCCACGGCCCTGCTGCTCCTGCTTCTGCGGACCCGCCTCGGGCTCTCCGGCCCGACCTTCACCTCGGTCCTGCAGGGCAGCATCCGGCCCAACACCTACGTGGGCCTCTCCCTGGCCTCGGTCCTGCTCGGGGTCCAGGGACTGGCCCGCTCCGCCGTGGCCATGGTGGTCCTGGTGCCGCTGGTGAACACCCTGGCCGTGGCCGCGCTCAACCGCTACGGCGAGGGCCGACCCCGGACCGGCCTGATCGGGGTGCTCCGGGAGCTGGCCAGGAACCCGCTGATCCTGGCCTGTCTGGCCGGGCTTCTGCTCAACTCCCTGGGCCAGCGTCTGCCCTTCGGGCTCTCCGACATCGCGGCCATCCTCGGCCGGGGGGCCCTGCCCCTGGCGCTGCTGGCCGTGGGCGCGGGCCTGCGTTTTCAGCAGACCCAAGGAGCCCCGCTGATCCTGGCCTGTCTCTTTCACCTGGTGGTGCAGCCGCTGTTCGCCGCGGCGGCCTGCTCGGCCCTGGGCGTGGACCCGGAATCCCGGCTGGTGGTGATCATCTTCACCGCCGTTCCGGCCTCGGTATCGTCCTACATCCTGGCACGTCAGATGGGCGGGGACGCGGACCTCATGGCCTCGGTGATCACGCTCGAAACGGCCGTCTCGGCGCTGACCCTGCCCCTGGCCGTGGCTTGGCTGGGGTGA
- a CDS encoding MFS transporter, translating into MTRRTRETSERTLAAALPALLCVSTLYLLSFLARTILAPLLPAVRAELGLGHAASGELYLLLGSGIALGLLSNSLAASLLDHRRAAVLSAVSTGAALLWAAASGGMESFRCALFAVGLGAGLYLPSGVAIVTATVRAPDWGKALALHELAPNLSFALAPLLAEAMLHWLSWRVGLAVLGVLEILAGLFFLAGRLGVGLRGSAPRPGVLRGLMREPAFWAVVCAFGLAVSASFGTYSMSTLYMVDRGIPRPQANGFLSLARLAALFAALGAGWVTDRLGPTATLRAYFLGMGAALASLGLAPTAVLPWLLVCEAVCSVFFFPACVAALSRAFPGELRSLTLSLAVPLGLALGLGGVPVALGAFGDAGVFGLGFVLLGGLVCCGLLLPRRLRPRLARSDERG; encoded by the coding sequence ATGACGCGACGCACGCGCGAGACCTCCGAGCGGACCCTGGCCGCCGCCCTGCCCGCGCTGCTCTGCGTGAGCACCCTCTATCTGCTCAGCTTTCTCGCCCGAACCATCCTGGCCCCGCTGCTGCCCGCCGTGCGGGCCGAACTGGGCCTGGGGCACGCGGCCTCCGGGGAACTTTACCTTCTGTTGGGGAGCGGGATCGCGCTGGGGCTTCTTTCAAACAGCTTGGCGGCCAGCCTCCTGGACCATCGCCGCGCGGCGGTCCTTTCCGCCGTGTCCACGGGCGCGGCCCTGCTCTGGGCGGCCGCCTCCGGCGGCATGGAGTCCTTCCGTTGCGCGCTGTTCGCCGTGGGCCTGGGCGCGGGCCTCTACCTGCCCTCGGGCGTGGCCATCGTGACCGCAACCGTTCGGGCGCCGGACTGGGGCAAGGCCCTGGCCCTGCATGAGCTGGCTCCGAATCTGAGCTTCGCCCTGGCTCCGCTCTTGGCCGAGGCCATGCTCCACTGGCTTTCCTGGCGCGTGGGCTTGGCCGTGCTGGGCGTTCTGGAAATCTTGGCGGGTCTGTTCTTCCTGGCCGGGCGTCTGGGCGTGGGACTGCGCGGCAGCGCTCCGAGGCCCGGGGTGCTGCGCGGGCTCATGCGCGAACCGGCCTTTTGGGCCGTGGTCTGCGCCTTCGGCCTGGCCGTGTCGGCCAGCTTCGGCACCTACTCCATGTCCACGCTGTACATGGTGGACCGGGGCATTCCGCGCCCGCAGGCCAACGGGTTCCTGAGTCTGGCGCGGCTGGCGGCCCTGTTCGCGGCCCTGGGCGCGGGCTGGGTCACGGATCGGCTGGGCCCCACGGCCACCCTGCGGGCCTACTTTCTGGGCATGGGCGCGGCCCTGGCCTCCCTGGGGCTGGCCCCCACGGCGGTCCTGCCGTGGCTTCTCGTGTGCGAGGCGGTCTGCTCGGTGTTCTTCTTCCCGGCCTGCGTGGCCGCCCTGTCGCGGGCTTTTCCCGGCGAACTGCGCAGCCTGACCCTCTCCCTGGCCGTGCCCCTGGGCCTGGCCCTGGGCCTGGGCGGCGTGCCCGTGGCGCTGGGCGCGTTCGGGGACGCCGGGGTTTTCGGGCTGGGGTTCGTCCTGCTGGGCGGGCTCGTATGCTGTGGTCTGCTTCTGCCCCGCCGTCTGCGGCCGCGCCTTGCCCGGTCTGACGAAAGGGGATAG
- a CDS encoding chemotaxis protein CheX, with protein sequence MDVELAKPFIKAAINVISTMAFITPVAGKPFVKKNTVAQGDVTGLVGLTGEKNGSVSISFSRPCAVAIVKGMLGDDISDIMNDVRDAVGEITNMVSGQARAGLAEKGMVFQGSTPSVIMGDGHTISHMAKTPIMAIPFQTEHGDFTIEFCFE encoded by the coding sequence ATGGATGTCGAACTGGCCAAACCCTTCATCAAGGCCGCCATCAACGTCATCTCGACCATGGCCTTCATCACGCCCGTGGCGGGCAAGCCCTTCGTGAAGAAAAACACGGTGGCCCAAGGCGACGTCACCGGCCTCGTGGGCCTTACCGGCGAAAAGAACGGCAGCGTGTCCATCTCCTTTTCCCGTCCCTGCGCCGTGGCCATCGTCAAGGGCATGCTCGGGGACGACATCAGCGACATCATGAACGACGTGCGGGACGCGGTGGGCGAGATCACCAACATGGTCTCGGGCCAGGCCCGCGCCGGGCTGGCCGAGAAGGGCATGGTCTTCCAGGGCTCCACGCCTTCGGTGATCATGGGCGACGGGCACACCATCTCGCACATGGCCAAGACCCCGATCATGGCCATTCCCTTCCAGACCGAGCACGGCGACTTCACCATCGAATTCTGTTTCGAGTAG
- a CDS encoding HEAT repeat domain-containing protein: MGMLDSFRDMDFLDQITLLNEITGSKDITALPGLLDLLRRPLGDTSIDYMVVNALNAVLSQHEAKAVEGLASGHVGYRTLCIRVIGEYGFTSAAPVLTSLGEAETDPDQILEILTALSRLRDPVSLPLFRKHLTAADAFTSALCIEMLGAMGDAPSIPALMAIVQGNETDEAFERCEVTTWKAVEALAAFGTPETLTFLVERLHHKNPTVRRIITDTLVRIGEPVVPLLGARLESGDTDEKILSANLLGFIGHRKGADILVSAMDRGLASDPNVKYAVYEALGRIGTMKGLICLMDGVNEKDDLILMAVVMGLERHVSPGMIKALTALLTKADEQSDRLAKALIASKALRLFDALYEFEGAAAALMDALAESRDAEIIAAFREKLEEIGGERAEDDLDRLPRAESGTRKALAADDSRSMLALHRAILTDLGFEPLTAANGQEAYDIIESGEVVEVVVTDMNMPVMDGMELVERLRATEGCENVPVIMVTTESEASQRNLAEKSGVTAFITKPFQPEALKAKILEVLGR, translated from the coding sequence ATGGGCATGCTTGACAGCTTCCGCGACATGGATTTTCTGGACCAGATCACCCTGCTGAACGAGATCACGGGCAGCAAGGACATCACCGCCCTGCCCGGTCTTCTGGATCTGCTCAGGCGGCCCCTGGGCGACACCTCCATCGACTACATGGTGGTCAACGCCCTCAACGCCGTGCTCTCCCAGCACGAGGCCAAGGCCGTGGAAGGCCTGGCCTCCGGCCACGTCGGATACCGGACCCTGTGCATCCGCGTCATCGGCGAATACGGCTTCACCTCGGCCGCGCCGGTGCTCACCTCCCTGGGCGAGGCCGAAACCGATCCCGATCAGATTCTGGAAATCCTCACCGCCCTGTCGCGGCTCCGCGACCCGGTTTCCCTGCCCCTGTTCCGCAAGCACCTCACCGCGGCGGACGCGTTCACCTCGGCCCTGTGCATCGAAATGCTCGGGGCCATGGGCGACGCGCCCTCCATCCCCGCGCTCATGGCGATCGTCCAGGGCAACGAAACCGATGAGGCCTTCGAGCGTTGCGAGGTGACCACCTGGAAGGCCGTGGAGGCCCTGGCCGCCTTCGGCACACCGGAAACTCTGACCTTCCTGGTGGAGCGGCTGCACCACAAGAACCCCACGGTGCGCAGGATCATCACCGACACCCTGGTTCGGATCGGCGAGCCGGTGGTCCCTCTCCTTGGCGCGCGCCTGGAGTCCGGCGACACGGACGAGAAGATCCTCTCCGCGAACCTCCTGGGCTTCATCGGCCACAGGAAGGGCGCGGACATCCTGGTGAGCGCCATGGACCGGGGCCTGGCCTCGGACCCCAACGTCAAGTACGCCGTGTACGAGGCCCTGGGTCGCATCGGAACCATGAAGGGCCTGATCTGCCTCATGGACGGCGTGAACGAGAAAGACGACCTGATCCTCATGGCCGTGGTCATGGGCCTGGAGCGGCATGTGAGCCCGGGCATGATCAAGGCCCTCACCGCCCTCCTGACCAAGGCCGACGAGCAGAGCGACCGGCTGGCCAAAGCCCTGATCGCCTCCAAGGCCCTGCGCCTCTTCGACGCGCTCTACGAGTTCGAGGGTGCGGCGGCCGCCCTGATGGACGCCCTGGCCGAGTCGCGGGATGCCGAGATCATCGCCGCTTTCCGCGAAAAGCTTGAGGAGATCGGCGGCGAACGCGCCGAGGACGACCTGGACCGCCTGCCCCGGGCCGAGTCCGGGACGCGCAAGGCCCTGGCCGCCGACGACTCCCGCTCCATGCTGGCCCTGCACCGGGCCATCCTCACCGACCTGGGCTTCGAGCCGCTCACCGCGGCCAACGGCCAGGAAGCCTACGACATCATCGAGTCCGGGGAGGTCGTGGAGGTGGTCGTCACGGACATGAACATGCCGGTCATGGACGGCATGGAACTGGTGGAACGCCTGCGCGCCACCGAGGGGTGCGAGAACGTGCCCGTGATCATGGTCACCACCGAATCCGAGGCCTCCCAACGCAATCTTGCGGAGAAATCGGGCGTGACCGCCTTCATCACCAAGCCCTTTCAGCCCGAGGCCCTCAAGGCGAAAATTCTCGAAGTCCTGGGGCGTTGA
- a CDS encoding DUF554 domain-containing protein → MLPLGSLVNALAIILGSVIGMLLHNRFPERVRAIVFQGLGLCVLLIGIQMALKVENILILIFSVLLGGILGELLNLEGLFEILAGKLKAVVRSKNAAFTDGLITSSLIFCIGAMAIIGSFDEGIRGDATVLYTKSILDGFASVALASTYGAGVLFSFLPVLLYQGGLTLFAGVFQQYFSPLLIAQLTATGGVLILGIGFTLLDIKRVKLSNLLPALPVVVVLTLIFG, encoded by the coding sequence ATGCTCCCCCTGGGTTCCCTGGTCAACGCCCTGGCCATCATCCTCGGCAGCGTCATCGGCATGCTCCTGCACAACCGCTTTCCCGAACGCGTGCGGGCCATCGTCTTCCAGGGTCTGGGCCTCTGCGTCCTGCTCATCGGCATCCAGATGGCCCTCAAGGTGGAAAACATCCTCATCCTGATCTTCAGCGTACTCCTGGGCGGGATCCTCGGCGAACTGCTCAACCTGGAAGGGCTCTTCGAGATCCTGGCGGGCAAGCTGAAGGCCGTGGTGCGGTCCAAGAACGCGGCCTTCACCGACGGCCTGATCACGTCCTCGCTCATCTTCTGCATCGGAGCCATGGCCATCATCGGTTCCTTCGACGAAGGCATCCGGGGCGACGCCACGGTGCTCTACACCAAGTCCATCCTGGACGGCTTCGCTTCCGTGGCCCTGGCCTCGACCTACGGGGCGGGCGTGCTCTTCTCCTTCCTGCCCGTGCTGCTCTACCAGGGCGGGCTGACCCTCTTCGCCGGGGTCTTCCAGCAGTATTTCTCGCCCCTGCTCATCGCCCAGCTCACGGCCACGGGCGGGGTGCTCATCCTGGGCATCGGCTTCACGCTCCTGGACATCAAGCGCGTGAAGCTCTCCAACCTCCTGCCCGCCCTGCCGGTGGTCGTGGTCCTGACCCTGATCTTCGGCTAG
- a CDS encoding efflux transporter outer membrane subunit codes for MRARILILAALTALLGGCMTMAPDYERPAAPVEAAWPEGAAAQGATLTQGSTAAADLDWREFLQDSDTRTLVQIGLANNRDLRVAALNIQKAQAQYRIQRADRLPTLNAEAGSAQQRFPADLSSSGRATTSRQYSVGLGVSAFELDLFGRVKSLSDEALEKYLATEEARKSAHISLVAEIAGDYAALVAERERLRLNRETVENRRQTYDLTRKLFDFGAATELDLRQAETGLESARVQASASVSRVALAENALRLALGQPLPSTLPPAANLDQVAEPRDIPAGLPSDLIARRPDILAAEHELKAANADIGAARANFFPRISLTGSFGTASHQLNGLFDSGSQAWLFAPSLVLPLFDTGRNIATLEVSKVNRDIAVAQYEKSIQTAFREVADALSQRATLDERLLSQKKVVEAAQASLNLSEMRFRGGVDSFLPVLDAQRTLYLAQQDLVDLRLARMTNLLTLYKTLGGGWTPEPEPGTATPSAPQAPAPQAAR; via the coding sequence ATGCGCGCACGCATCCTGATTCTGGCCGCGCTGACCGCCCTGCTGGGCGGCTGCATGACCATGGCCCCGGACTATGAACGCCCGGCGGCGCCCGTGGAGGCCGCCTGGCCCGAGGGAGCGGCCGCTCAAGGCGCGACCCTGACGCAGGGCTCGACGGCCGCCGCCGACCTGGACTGGCGCGAGTTCCTCCAGGATTCTGACACCCGGACCCTGGTGCAGATCGGGCTGGCCAACAACCGCGACCTGCGCGTGGCCGCCCTGAACATCCAAAAGGCCCAGGCCCAGTACCGCATCCAGCGGGCCGACCGCCTGCCCACGCTGAACGCCGAGGCGGGCAGCGCCCAGCAACGCTTCCCCGCCGACCTCTCCTCCTCCGGCCGGGCCACCACCTCGCGGCAGTACAGCGTCGGCCTGGGTGTGAGCGCCTTCGAGCTGGACCTCTTCGGCCGGGTCAAGAGCCTCAGCGACGAGGCTCTGGAGAAATACCTGGCCACCGAGGAGGCCCGCAAGAGCGCGCACATCAGCCTCGTGGCCGAGATCGCCGGAGACTACGCGGCCCTGGTGGCCGAACGCGAACGCCTGCGCCTGAACCGGGAGACGGTGGAGAACCGCCGCCAGACCTATGACCTGACCCGCAAGCTCTTCGATTTCGGCGCGGCCACGGAACTCGATCTGCGCCAGGCCGAAACCGGCCTGGAGTCCGCCCGGGTCCAGGCCTCCGCCTCGGTGAGCCGGGTGGCCCTGGCCGAAAACGCCCTGCGCCTGGCCCTGGGGCAGCCTCTGCCCTCGACCCTGCCCCCGGCGGCCAACCTGGACCAGGTGGCCGAGCCGCGCGACATCCCGGCGGGCCTGCCCTCGGACCTCATCGCACGCCGCCCGGACATCCTGGCTGCCGAACACGAACTGAAGGCGGCCAACGCGGACATCGGCGCGGCGCGGGCCAACTTCTTCCCGCGCATCTCGCTCACCGGCAGCTTCGGCACGGCCAGCCACCAGTTGAACGGCCTCTTCGACTCGGGCTCCCAGGCCTGGCTCTTCGCCCCGAGCCTCGTTCTGCCGCTCTTCGACACGGGCCGCAACATCGCCACCCTGGAAGTCTCCAAGGTCAACCGCGACATCGCCGTGGCCCAATACGAGAAGAGCATCCAGACCGCTTTCCGCGAAGTGGCCGACGCCCTGTCCCAGCGCGCCACGCTGGACGAGCGCCTGCTGTCCCAGAAGAAGGTCGTGGAGGCCGCCCAGGCGAGCCTGAACCTCTCGGAGATGCGCTTCCGGGGCGGCGTGGACAGCTTCCTGCCCGTGCTCGACGCCCAGCGCACCCTCTATCTGGCCCAGCAGGACCTCGTCGACCTGCGTCTGGCGCGGATGACCAACCTGCTGACCCTGTACAAGACCCTGGGCGGCGGCTGGACGCCCGAGCCCGAGCCCGGAACCGCGACTCCCTCCGCCCCTCAGGCCCCCGCGCCCCAGGCCGCACGCTGA